The genomic DNA TTGTTGAATTTAACTCAATAATGAATTGACTGTCGATGAATGATTTTTAAGCGGATTCTTTTCTCACCAGGCTGTTGCTATTCTCAGGTCATGAGCAATACATCATGGGGAGTCTGAATATGTCTGCGAACGAACTCGTTACTGAATTTTTGCTGGCGGCAGAGCAGGGCAATATTGACGGGCTAAAAGCCTGCCTTGAAAAAGGTGTCGATATTAATGCCACTCAACGCCAGAAAAGAACGGCCGTTATTATTGCCAGTCTGAAAAAGCATTATGACTGCGTGGCATTTTTAATTGCCGCCGGAGCAGATATTGATCAACAGGATCAGACCTGTTTTAACCCCTTCCTGATTAGCTGCCTGACAAATGATTTAACCCTGCTGCGAATAGTCTTACCCGCCAACCCGGATCTTGATCGCCTGACCCGCTTCGGTGGCGTCGGCATTACGCCTGCCAGCGAGAAAGGGCACGTTGAGATTGTGCGCGAGCTGCTGGAGAAAACCGATATTAACGTCAACCACACCAACTTCGTGGGCTGGACGCCGCTGCTGGAAGCGATTGTCCTCAACGATGGCGGCGCGAAACAGCAGGAAATTGTAAAGCTGTTACTGGATAACGGCGCAAATCCGCACATGACCGATAAATACGGCAAAACCCCGCT from Enterobacter ludwigii includes the following:
- a CDS encoding ankyrin repeat domain-containing protein gives rise to the protein MSANELVTEFLLAAEQGNIDGLKACLEKGVDINATQRQKRTAVIIASLKKHYDCVAFLIAAGADIDQQDQTCFNPFLISCLTNDLTLLRIVLPANPDLDRLTRFGGVGITPASEKGHVEIVRELLEKTDINVNHTNFVGWTPLLEAIVLNDGGAKQQEIVKLLLDNGANPHMTDKYGKTPLELAREKGYHQIADLLLAAGA